The following coding sequences are from one Dehalococcoidia bacterium window:
- a CDS encoding 4-hydroxyphenylacetate 3-hydroxylase N-terminal domain-containing protein gives MPARSGQQYIESLKRRKPCVYLGGRRVVDVTEEPILQEPMRAIAELYDMQLDPAYREVMTFCSPSSGDPVSTSFLVPRSRAELIQKRQHCKLRADHNFGFLGRGPDFMNCFVTGWSLAKQHFARGKPEYGENAVRYHEFARENDLFLTHMLINPQIDRSRTSAQQEDPFLHLGKVGETSEGIVVRGAKMLGTMAPLTEEVAVIPYGGVAPGDDAYAVTFSIPIDTPGMKFICRETVSPLPRSRFDHPLSSRFEEMDCIAIFEDVVVPWERVLVDGSPGSGAIINPIFAAVGSTTELQIAARMLSQMEFFCGLATKLADCIGITGFLHVQEKLGEMLSYLEIARAVFYGTEATAQPGPDGVWLSGGLGGRAFHLHTPQIYARFVEIVQSLAGGGFFYAPSEADLLSPEIRPYVDKFVRGRPGISAEERVSLFKLAWDVTGESFAQRMQQYVRFYSGDPIRNMAGFYLQYDKEPLSEIVERALGRREGTSLPISSERPGARPRYRPPPGAMAGAYPAGTQPQSTVSGARPAGGVTDGSTGNSN, from the coding sequence ATGCCCGCTCGCTCCGGCCAGCAGTACATCGAGTCGCTGAAGCGGCGCAAGCCGTGTGTCTATCTCGGCGGGCGGCGCGTTGTCGACGTGACCGAAGAACCGATCTTGCAGGAGCCGATGCGCGCGATCGCCGAGCTGTACGACATGCAGCTCGACCCGGCCTACCGCGAGGTGATGACCTTCTGCTCGCCCAGCAGCGGCGATCCGGTCTCGACCTCGTTCCTCGTGCCGCGCTCGCGGGCAGAGCTGATCCAGAAGCGGCAGCACTGCAAGCTGCGCGCCGACCACAACTTCGGCTTTTTGGGCCGCGGGCCGGACTTCATGAACTGCTTCGTCACCGGCTGGAGCCTGGCGAAGCAGCACTTCGCCAGAGGGAAGCCGGAGTACGGCGAGAACGCCGTGCGCTACCATGAGTTCGCGCGGGAGAACGACCTGTTTCTCACGCACATGCTGATCAACCCGCAGATCGACCGCTCGCGTACCTCGGCGCAGCAGGAGGACCCGTTCCTGCACCTGGGCAAAGTCGGGGAGACGAGCGAGGGGATCGTCGTACGCGGCGCTAAGATGCTGGGTACGATGGCGCCGCTCACCGAGGAGGTCGCGGTCATCCCCTACGGCGGCGTGGCGCCCGGCGACGACGCCTACGCCGTGACGTTCTCGATCCCGATCGATACGCCCGGCATGAAGTTCATCTGCCGCGAGACGGTTTCGCCCTTGCCACGCTCGCGCTTTGACCACCCGCTCAGCAGCCGCTTCGAGGAGATGGACTGCATCGCCATCTTCGAGGATGTGGTCGTGCCCTGGGAGCGGGTGCTGGTGGACGGCTCGCCGGGCAGCGGCGCGATCATCAACCCGATCTTCGCCGCCGTGGGCTCGACGACCGAGCTGCAGATCGCGGCGCGCATGCTCAGCCAGATGGAGTTCTTCTGCGGCCTGGCCACGAAGCTGGCGGACTGCATCGGCATCACCGGCTTTCTGCACGTGCAGGAGAAACTGGGCGAGATGCTCTCGTATCTCGAGATCGCCCGCGCCGTCTTCTACGGCACGGAGGCGACGGCGCAGCCGGGGCCAGACGGCGTCTGGCTCTCCGGCGGGCTGGGCGGCCGCGCGTTTCACCTGCACACGCCGCAGATCTACGCCCGCTTCGTCGAGATCGTGCAGAGCCTGGCCGGCGGCGGCTTCTTCTACGCGCCGTCGGAGGCGGACCTGCTCAGCCCTGAGATCCGGCCGTATGTGGACAAATTCGTGCGCGGGCGGCCGGGCATCTCTGCGGAGGAGCGGGTGTCGCTGTTCAAGCTCGCCTGGGACGTGACCGGCGAGTCGTTCGCGCAGCGCATGCAGCAGTACGTGAGGTTCTACTCCGGCGACCCGATCCGCAACATGGCCGGCTTCTACCTGCAGTACGACAAAGAGCCGCTGAGCGAGATCGTGGAGCGGGCGCTCGGCCGGCGCGAGGGCACGTCGCTGCCGATCTCGTCCGAGCGCCCCGGCGCCCGCCCGCGCTACCGCCCGCCGCCCGGAGCGATGGCCGGCGCCTACCCCGCGGGTACGCAGCCGCAAAGCACCGTTTCGGGTGCTCGGCCCGCCGGAGGCGTGACCGATGGCTCGACAGGAAATAGCAACTAG
- a CDS encoding CoA transferase: protein MLDGVPSGPSALGHLRICDFTGQLAGAGATRFMAAFGAQVIRIEDPTNQGRWDILRQMGPFKDHKPGTDRSISFNNHNVEKLGITLNLRTASARRALEDLIAVSDVVSENFAAGVMERLGFGYERLRQIRPDIVYVSNCGFGHTGPYKQYKTWGPSVQAFSGLTFQSGLPDQPPAGWGYSYMDHTGAYYMAIAIMAALFHRERTGEGQWVDMATTEVAATLNGPALLDYTINGRPLRRPGMPNSNRDQGLELGHRMVPHGVYPANGEDRWVAIACRDQHDWECMCSALDLPWMKEKRFQTLEGRAEHEDELDALIADWTGRAEAREIAQLLQEHGVPASAVVSPEERIDHDVNTAAWGLWPEAQHTELGGVRVDGQPVHLSETDWTIERGAACLGEHNGCVLGEILGYSTPAIGVMQQSGAI, encoded by the coding sequence ATGTTGGACGGCGTTCCCTCCGGCCCATCCGCGCTTGGACACCTGCGCATCTGCGACTTTACCGGCCAGCTCGCGGGCGCGGGCGCAACGCGCTTCATGGCCGCTTTCGGCGCGCAGGTGATCCGCATCGAAGACCCGACCAATCAGGGCCGCTGGGACATCCTGCGGCAGATGGGGCCGTTCAAGGACCACAAGCCGGGGACAGACCGCAGCATCAGCTTCAACAACCACAACGTCGAGAAGCTGGGGATCACGCTGAACCTGCGCACCGCCTCGGCGCGGCGGGCGCTCGAAGACCTGATCGCCGTTTCGGACGTGGTCTCGGAGAACTTCGCCGCGGGCGTGATGGAGCGGCTGGGCTTTGGCTACGAGCGGCTGCGGCAGATCCGGCCGGACATCGTCTACGTCTCCAACTGCGGCTTCGGCCACACCGGGCCGTACAAGCAGTACAAGACCTGGGGGCCGAGCGTGCAGGCGTTTTCGGGCCTGACCTTTCAGTCCGGCCTGCCGGACCAGCCGCCGGCCGGCTGGGGCTACTCCTACATGGACCACACGGGCGCCTACTACATGGCGATCGCGATCATGGCCGCGCTCTTCCACCGCGAGCGCACGGGCGAGGGCCAGTGGGTGGACATGGCCACGACCGAAGTCGCCGCCACGCTGAACGGCCCCGCGTTGCTGGACTACACCATCAACGGCCGCCCGCTGCGCCGCCCCGGCATGCCCAACAGCAACCGCGACCAGGGGCTTGAGCTGGGCCATCGCATGGTTCCGCATGGCGTCTACCCGGCGAACGGCGAGGACCGCTGGGTGGCGATCGCCTGTCGCGATCAGCACGACTGGGAGTGCATGTGTTCGGCGCTTGATCTCCCCTGGATGAAGGAGAAGCGCTTCCAAACGCTGGAAGGGCGCGCTGAGCACGAGGACGAACTTGACGCGTTGATAGCGGACTGGACCGGGCGGGCCGAGGCCCGCGAAATAGCCCAGCTGTTGCAGGAGCACGGTGTGCCGGCGAGCGCCGTCGTGTCGCCGGAGGAGCGCATCGACCACGATGTGAATACGGCGGCGTGGGGGCTGTGGCCGGAGGCGCAGCACACCGAGCTCGGCGGCGTGCGCGTGGATGGGCAGCCGGTGCACCTGTCCGAAACAGACTGGACGATTGAGCGCGGCGCCGCCTGCCTTGGTGAGCACAACGGCTGCGTGCTCGGCGAAATCCTCGGCTACAGCACGCCGGCGATCGGAGTGATGCAGCAGAGCGGTGCGATATGA
- a CDS encoding CaiB/BaiF CoA-transferase family protein produces MTAGPLTGVTVIEVASEYGSFAGKLMADMGAAVVLVEQPGADGLTPERQLLRWHYHTSKRGVTLNREAAAGGALFDRLVRQADVLLACPVAGAAPGLAPDSDWHELLQRNPRLIVVTITPFGLADPRTNQAFTDLTILAGGGPVWMCGYDDHALPPVRGGGNQGYHTACHFAVMSTLVALLSRERSGRGQHIDVNMHACANVTTEAGTYTWLGMRETVQRQTGRHASVHGTQPTQIRCADGRYVVSGVPPRTAAQFRSVLDWLHELGIAEEFDQTPILELAIEETGGLKLDRVASDDNVRARLGAGRDALNFIAERTPAMDFFQGAQQRGFQVSIVYSPEEAFEDEHLKARGFQVEVEHPELGKTFLYPGAPIRFTRTPWQIRRRAPLLGEDNAEVFAELGLTEADLAKLRAEGVI; encoded by the coding sequence ATGACGGCAGGGCCGCTCACCGGAGTCACGGTCATTGAAGTGGCCAGCGAGTACGGTTCGTTTGCCGGCAAGCTCATGGCCGACATGGGCGCGGCTGTCGTCCTGGTCGAGCAGCCCGGTGCTGATGGACTCACGCCCGAGCGGCAGCTCCTGCGCTGGCACTACCACACGAGCAAGCGCGGCGTCACGCTCAACCGGGAAGCGGCGGCGGGCGGCGCTCTCTTCGATCGTCTGGTGCGGCAGGCCGATGTCTTGCTCGCGTGCCCCGTCGCCGGCGCCGCGCCGGGGCTGGCGCCCGATTCAGATTGGCACGAGCTGCTGCAGCGGAATCCTCGCCTGATCGTGGTGACGATCACGCCGTTCGGCCTCGCCGACCCGCGTACGAACCAGGCGTTCACCGACCTGACCATCCTCGCGGGCGGCGGGCCGGTGTGGATGTGCGGCTACGACGACCACGCGCTGCCGCCGGTGCGCGGCGGCGGCAACCAGGGCTACCACACCGCCTGCCATTTCGCCGTGATGTCCACGCTCGTCGCGCTGCTCTCGCGCGAGCGCAGCGGCCGCGGCCAGCACATCGACGTCAACATGCACGCCTGCGCCAACGTCACGACGGAAGCCGGCACGTACACCTGGCTCGGCATGCGCGAGACCGTGCAGCGCCAGACCGGCCGCCACGCCTCCGTGCACGGCACGCAGCCCACGCAGATCCGCTGCGCCGACGGCCGCTACGTCGTCTCCGGTGTGCCGCCGCGCACGGCCGCCCAGTTCCGCAGCGTGCTCGACTGGCTGCACGAGCTGGGTATCGCCGAAGAGTTCGACCAGACGCCGATCCTCGAACTGGCGATCGAAGAGACCGGCGGCCTCAAGCTCGACCGGGTTGCCAGCGACGACAACGTGCGCGCCCGCCTCGGCGCCGGCCGCGACGCGCTCAACTTCATCGCGGAGCGCACGCCGGCCATGGACTTCTTCCAGGGCGCGCAGCAGCGCGGCTTCCAGGTCAGCATCGTCTACAGCCCGGAAGAGGCGTTCGAAGACGAGCACCTGAAGGCCCGCGGCTTCCAGGTCGAGGTCGAGCACCCGGAGCTAGGCAAAACCTTCCTTTACCCCGGCGCGCCGATCCGCTTCACCAGGACCCCGTGGCAGATCCGCCGCCGTGCCCCGCTGCTCGGCGAAGACAACGCCGAGGTCTTCGCTGAACTGGGCCTGACCGAAGCAGATCTGGCGAAGCTGCGGGCCGAAGGCGTAATTTGA